From the Quercus lobata isolate SW786 chromosome 6, ValleyOak3.0 Primary Assembly, whole genome shotgun sequence genome, one window contains:
- the LOC115993596 gene encoding vitellogenin-2, which translates to MAINCAKERWEHSNSSEQAVEEELDEDLSFCDLPVISNLTEEKEEEQSRKEDALAIDHQTQEEFDFPSRGGSLLRESEMCAADEVFFQGQILPLRLSVSSQGGSGGVKQESQNISRCTSRSESMDHNSTGGFTSNNSSRSSSTRSHNSTSSTSSNNTFRRNSKPIRVQNNFLTCPSPKPQIRISTTRQGTVSSRSRNSSARDFFRLGLVPTPEIGLQDLKVRRNISVNKNSVSRNSSLSSSSSSTSAKINNSSSRKSNSGLNMEDKQIRQGFLERRLGGLLSGCKCTDETVSSNVVIIKSNSESATTTHAKKAEKLLELKMKKKQEEKQQGKQAMSRHRTYEWLKELSHATYPPGS; encoded by the coding sequence ATGGCAATTAACTGTGCCAAAGAAAGATGGGAACATTCAAACTCATCGGAGCAAGCAGTTGAAGAAGAATTAGATGAAGATTTATCATTCTGTGATCTACCAGTCATTAGTAATTTGACagaggagaaagaagaagagcaatcaagaaaagaagatgCTTTGGCAATTGATCATCAAACACAAGAAGAATTCGATTTTCCCTCAAGGGGTGGCTCTCTTTTGAGAGAATCAGAAATGTGTGCTGCTGATGAGGTTTTCTTTCAAGGTCAAATCCTCCCACTACGTCTCTCAGTTAGCTCACAAGGTGGCTCGGGCGGTGTCAAGCAAGAAAGCCAGAACATTAGCCGGTGCACATCAAGGTCTGAGTCCATGGACCATAATTCAACAGGTGGGTTCACTAGCAACAATAGTAGCAGAAGCAGCAGTACTAGAAGTCACAACTCAACAAGCAGCACTAGCTCCAACAATACTTTCAGACGAAATTCCAAGCCAATTAGAGTCCAAAACAACTTTCTTACATGCCCAAGTCCCAAACCCCAGATCAGAATTTCAACAACTCGACAAGGAACTGTGAGTAGCCGAAGCCGCAACTCATCAGCAAGGGACTTTTTCCGACTGGGTTTGGTACCAACACCTGAGATTGGATTGCAAGACCTTAAGGTTCGTAGAAACATTAGTGTTAACAAAAATTCAGTCAGTCGCAATAGCAGTCTTAGTAGCAGTAGCAGTAGTACTAGTGCTAAGATTAATAATAGTAGTAGTCGCAAAAGCAACTCTGGTTTGAACATGGAGGATAAACAAATAAGGCAAGGATTCTTGGAGAGAAGACTAGGAGGATTGTTGAGTGGCTGTAAGTGTACAGATGAAACAGTTTCTTCAAATGTTGTCATCATTAAGAGCAATAGTGAAAGTGCTACAACAACGCATGCTAAGAAAGCTGAGAAACTGTTGGAGTTGAAGATGAAAAAGAAGCAAGAAGAAAAGCAGCAGGGAAAGCAAGCAATGTCACGCCATCGAACGTATGAATGGCTAAAGGAGCTTTCTCATGCAACTTATCCTCCTGGGTCCTGA